A DNA window from Maribellus comscasis contains the following coding sequences:
- a CDS encoding ABC transporter permease, with amino-acid sequence MITNYIKLSWRQFLKNRTLSFAKLIGLGIAFAVVLFVTTYVCSEYSFDNFIPGKDSIYRVYRQGTLDGQNINSVITSPLLAEYSLKEIPEVAEALRIQNQGNAFVEVNNEVNNVSGAIYADPNFLDFFQIPYTKTSSLALPDKNSVAISEKLALMYFKSEENALGHELKIKYGTHYESCFISSVFRDLPPNSHLEVNLIKNINQVIDPASLDWETKNTATYLKTGNKITDKNELNFKLTKLAYAQSDIDGDGVVEKINENNFTELVKSENVPVKYYSEPLQKIHLSNHAFDFAVTSSKIYLYGAMAIAFILFLISGINFINLTLASHSLRLKEIGVRKTHGAFRIQLTKMLLTEAIFHWTLSFALGVIIYAGTKNLLTQHLNLSIYLEDFDLFKVLFYSFCGITFFSIFINFIPISYYSRLNILSLLNSKRSKSKSQIGSKNALIVVQFALSVIIILSTLIVQKQLSYLNSKNRAYGANNIVMFRLYDLNRPNRLSFMEKLKSFASVEEVSLLNQFIGDDPEMVSVYFNHSGDAGNQLVANRLLVDGDYFQTYGLKLLKGRGFSENRNTDYDCVILNETAAREFPGKDDILNQFIINDDKTYKVVGVVKDYNYKSLHHKIEPLLIFRGRYIGNLAMKISSNQTTEAIAALSSLWGEYKIKRPLYYQFLDDALALKYNKDKQAKKLMLILSVLSILVACIGLYAILFFSIKTRVKELAIRKINGASEVKIGWLIVSKYMLLITISVAISVPFCVFIMRQWLNNFAYKTTLSWWIFALAGVLALGIALLTVAFQSFKAATRNPAEALRYE; translated from the coding sequence ATGATTACAAACTACATAAAACTATCATGGAGGCAGTTTCTTAAAAATCGAACCCTGTCGTTTGCCAAACTTATTGGATTGGGAATCGCTTTTGCAGTTGTTTTATTTGTTACTACATATGTTTGTTCCGAATATAGTTTTGACAATTTTATTCCGGGAAAAGATAGCATTTACCGGGTATACCGGCAAGGTACACTCGACGGACAAAACATAAACTCCGTTATTACTTCACCCTTGTTGGCTGAATATTCCCTCAAAGAAATTCCGGAAGTTGCAGAAGCGCTCAGAATTCAAAACCAGGGAAATGCCTTTGTTGAAGTAAATAACGAAGTGAATAATGTGTCGGGGGCAATTTATGCTGACCCGAATTTCCTTGATTTTTTCCAAATTCCATATACCAAAACCTCGTCCCTTGCTTTGCCCGATAAAAACAGCGTTGCTATTTCGGAAAAGCTTGCCCTGATGTATTTTAAATCTGAAGAAAATGCACTTGGACATGAATTAAAGATCAAATATGGAACCCATTATGAATCCTGCTTTATTTCATCGGTGTTTCGCGACTTACCTCCAAACTCACATTTAGAGGTGAACCTTATCAAAAATATCAATCAGGTGATTGATCCGGCAAGCCTGGACTGGGAGACAAAAAACACTGCTACTTATTTAAAAACCGGAAATAAAATTACCGATAAAAATGAATTAAACTTTAAATTAACAAAACTGGCTTACGCACAGTCCGACATCGACGGAGATGGTGTAGTAGAGAAAATAAACGAGAACAATTTTACTGAACTGGTTAAGTCGGAAAATGTCCCGGTTAAATATTATTCTGAACCCCTTCAAAAAATACATTTGTCAAACCACGCTTTCGATTTTGCGGTAACATCAAGCAAAATTTATCTGTATGGTGCAATGGCAATTGCCTTTATTCTGTTTTTAATTTCGGGAATAAACTTTATTAATCTGACACTGGCCTCTCATTCCCTTCGGTTAAAGGAAATTGGTGTTCGAAAAACACATGGTGCCTTTCGGATACAACTTACAAAAATGCTATTAACTGAAGCCATTTTTCATTGGACACTCTCTTTTGCGCTGGGTGTGATTATTTATGCAGGAACAAAAAACTTACTGACCCAACATTTAAACCTTTCCATTTATCTGGAAGATTTCGATTTATTTAAAGTGCTGTTCTATAGTTTTTGCGGGATTACATTTTTTAGCATCTTTATCAATTTTATCCCGATATCCTATTATTCAAGGCTAAATATTTTATCCCTGCTCAACTCAAAGCGCTCTAAATCGAAATCTCAGATTGGGTCAAAAAATGCGCTTATTGTTGTTCAGTTTGCATTGTCGGTCATCATTATTCTGAGTACCCTTATTGTTCAAAAACAATTAAGTTATTTAAATTCAAAAAACAGGGCATATGGCGCAAACAACATTGTTATGTTTCGTTTGTATGACCTCAACCGCCCCAACAGGCTAAGCTTTATGGAAAAGCTAAAATCATTCGCCTCGGTTGAAGAAGTTAGTCTTTTAAACCAGTTTATCGGGGATGATCCGGAGATGGTATCTGTTTATTTCAACCACTCAGGCGATGCCGGGAACCAACTGGTTGCCAACCGTCTTTTAGTTGATGGAGATTATTTTCAAACCTATGGATTAAAATTATTAAAAGGAAGGGGATTTAGTGAAAACAGAAATACAGATTATGATTGTGTTATTTTGAATGAGACGGCGGCCCGTGAGTTTCCGGGAAAAGATGATATCCTCAACCAGTTTATTATTAACGACGATAAAACTTACAAAGTCGTTGGTGTGGTTAAAGATTACAATTACAAATCCTTACACCACAAAATTGAACCCTTACTAATTTTTCGCGGCAGATACATTGGAAACCTTGCGATGAAAATTAGCAGCAACCAAACAACTGAGGCTATAGCAGCGCTCTCTTCGCTTTGGGGAGAGTATAAAATAAAAAGGCCTTTGTATTACCAGTTTCTGGATGACGCTCTGGCTCTCAAATACAACAAAGACAAACAGGCCAAAAAATTAATGCTGATTTTATCGGTGCTGTCCATTCTTGTGGCTTGTATAGGCTTGTATGCTATCTTATTCTTTTCCATAAAAACCAGGGTAAAAGAGTTGGCCATCCGAAAAATAAATGGAGCTTCTGAAGTAAAAATCGGATGGTTGATTGTAAGCAAATACATGCTTTTAATAACAATATCGGTGGCCATTTCTGTTCCGTTTTGCGTATTTATTATGCGGCAGTGGCTCAATAATTTCGCATATAAAACTACGCTAAGTTGGTGGATCTTTGCTCTGGCCGGGGTGTTGGCACTGGGAATTGCATTACTAACCGTTGCATTTCAATCGTTTAAGGCAGCTACAAGAAATCCGGCAGAGGCACTCAGGTATGAGTGA